Within Sorangiineae bacterium MSr11367, the genomic segment CACGAGCTACCGGCGCACGCCGGGCCGAACCTCGCGTTCTTGAGCGGGCCGAGCTTCGCCAAGGAACTCGCCGCGCACCTCCCTACCGCGGTGGTCATCGCCGCGCGGGACGAAGGGGTGCGGCATCGGGTCATGCAGCGCTTTCACCTTCCCTACCTGCGGCTGTACGCCAGCGAAGACGTGGTCGGCGTCGAGTGCGGCGGCGCGCTCAAGAACGTGATCGCGCTGGCCGCCGGTGCGGTGGACGGCCTCGGCCTCGGGCACAACACGCGCGCGGCGCTCATCACGCGCGGCCTCGCGGAGATCGCGCGCCTCTCCATGGCGCGCGGAGGTTCGGCGCTCACCTTGGCCGGCCTCGCGGGCATGGGCGACCTCGTGCTCACCTGTACGGGCGAGCTCTCGCGAAACCGCACGGTGGGCATGGAGCTCGGGAAAGGTCGCAAGCTCACGGACATCCTCCGCGCCCTCGGTCACGTCGCCGAGGGCGTGCGCACCACCAAGAGCGCGCGCGACTTGAGCGTGAAGATGGGTGTCGATATGCCCATCACGCGCGAAGTGTACAATGTCCTTTATGAAGGGAAATCAGTGGAAAAGGGCGTTGTCGATCTGATGTCACTTCCACTTGGGCCCGAATTTTCTCCGATGTGACCTGTCGAAAGTATGTAACGGTCCTTCGCGTGTCCGCTGTGCGAGGACGGCGGCAGCGGGACAGACCGGCGGGACCGGCGCGATGTGGGGTTCAGAAGGCAAGATCGCATGAACGTTCGGCGATCCTCGCGCGCGCGAGGGACCAACGCGCCGGCCTCGCCGGGTTTGTCCCGCTGCCGCTGCTAGGCTGCCAAGCGCTCGCAAACCGGGACAAACCATCGAATGTTGCGGTACGTCGAACTGAACTACGATAGAGGCATTTCCATGCCTGGACTTTGCTTGAGCTTCCCGCACCGCGCCGTGATCGCGGCAGGTATTTCCACCTTCGTGTTGGCGTTTGGACACGGGGACGCCCACGCGCAATACGCGCAACCGGGATATGGCCAACCGCCGCCTCCAGGCTACGGGCAACCACAGCCCGGATATGGGCAAGCGCCGCCGCCTCCAGGCTACGGGCAACCGCCGCCTCCAGGATATGGATATGGCCAACCCCCATATGGCCAACAACCTTATCCCTCTTATCCGCAACCATCGTCGTCGAAGAGCAATAAGCGCGGCAGCGAGGAGATGGGCTTTCTCTACGGAATGAGCCTGGCCTACGGCGTCGGCACGGGCATCTGGATCGATGCACTGGGAAAGGTCACCGATCCGGGTCTCGCCATCCTCGCGCCCATCGGCTTCGGCGCGGCATTCCCCATCGGTGTCTACTTTTGGGACAACTACGACAAATTCAATCGGGGCGTCCCGTCGTCCATGGCCACGGGGCTCGCGCTCGGCGCGGTCGAGGGCATGGCCATTTCAGGCCTTCACTGGCAGCACACCGGCGGCAACGCGTTCACCTCGAAGAGCTTCCAGGGCTACACCACGCTCACCTTCCTGTCGGCCACCGGGGGTGGCATCGGCGGCTACTTCTTCGGAGAGTGGTTGAGACCCGATCCACGTAGCCTGGCTTTTATTGCCAGTGGGTCGGCCTGGGGAGCCATCGCCGGAACGATGCTCGGTGCGGGTGCGAGCACCGGGGATTGGAAAGATGCAGCCAGCATCGTCGGCTTCCTCGGCTACAACGCCGGTATCGTGGCCACTGGCGCGCTATCGACCTTCTACGTCCCCTCGTACAACTCACTTAAATATATGTGGCTCGGCTACGTGGCCGGAACCGCCCTGTCGTCCGTCGTTTATTTCTTCTACATCGGCTCCGATTCGAACCCGAGGCATGGCCTCATCGCCAACGCGGCCGGCGGGCTCGCAGGCCTTGGCCTCGCAGCGGTTCTCGCCTCCGATTTGAAGGATGATGGCGATCGCCGGAGTGGCTACTTCAAGGCTCCGTTTCAACTCGGAATGACGCCAGTACCCGCTTTACCAGGCATGTCGATGTCATCGTCACCGGGCGGCACGATGATCTCCGCATTCGGTGAATTTTAGAAGCGTCACGCGAATGCTGGCGGCCCCGCGAGCGGGGCCCGGGCGAAAACCCAAGTTAAAGAAGGGTCACTTTGGATCGGGCTCCGGCAACGTTCCGGCGTCTCCGGCCGAGGTCTCCGTTTCTGGCACATCCGGTGTCAACGGCGGCTTTTCTTTCCCGCCACAAGCGAACAATGCCAGCGTGGTGGCAATCATCAGCAGACCGAACCGGTATTTCCGGTATTTCATGCAACGCGTCCCTTCTTTCTGCACACCTAGGCACAGCGGGTGAGGACTGTGCGTACCGGGGCATGAAGGACGTGCCCATACACGATCTGATCCATACAAAACACGAAAGGGCCCCCTTTCCAGGAGGCCCTTCGTGCAATCATTTGCGTTAGGCAAACGACGGTAAGTCGTTCCTCACTTGGCGGGCGGGGTCGTCGGCGCAGCAGAGCTGGCCGGAGCCGCAGAACCCGACGACGCCGGAGCGGCCGAGCCAGCGGCAGCCGGATCGCTCGGGCTGGTCGTCGTGGTCGTGGTCGACGACGGATCCGACGCCGGCTTTTCCCCACCGCAAGCCACCATGCCCAACGCAATCGCGGCAAAAATCGCTGCCTTCTTCATGGAAATCTCCTCCTCGATGTACTTCTCAAATGAGCGAGGCCTCTATTTCGCTCACCGAGACACGGCAGTCAATTGAGAAATCGTAAACACGCCCGTGTCCCGACCGCTTGCTTAACGCTTCGAGGGCCCATCTGGCGTGAGAGCACGATATATAGATCGTAGCCCGCACACTGCCGACTGCAGCCGCGCTGGTGTCTGGGTCCGAATGCCATGCCGACATTGAAATGGTTTCCTCCGCAAGGTTCTCCCCGCGTATTTTCCCTGTTCAAGCCCGTCTCCACGATCGGGCGTGCGCTCGGCAACGATGTTGCCGTGTCGACACCAGGCATCGCCGAAACACACGCGCAAATTCTCTTCGACGGTCGTGACTTCAATCTGGAAGAAGTCGACCGTGCGGGAGAAATTCTCATCAACGGCAAGAAGAAACGGCGCGCGCGGTTGGTCCACGGCGACCGTCTCACGCTCGGCGATGCCGAACTTCAGTTCAGCGTCTTCGACGAGCCGCGCGCGGAGCCGCAGGACCCGGTTTCGGCGCGAAAACCCGGTGCGCCGGAGACCGCGGACACCCCGCTGGCGGGCGTGCGCAAGCTATTCGAGTTCAGCGAAAAGCTGATGACACAAAAGAGCCTCGACGAATTGCTCGAGACGATGCTCGACGCGGTTCTCGAGGTCACCGGCGGTGAGAAGGGCCTCATTCTGCTGCTCGACGACGCTTTTGGCGCGGCGCCAGCTGTGAGCGAAAGTGACAAGGAGAAGTCCGACGTAAAGCGCCCACTGGTGCGTGCTTCGCGCCACATTCGTCGCGAGGCGATGAACAACGCGCCGAACCTCGTTTCCGACAGCATCGTGCGCAAGGTGCTCGAGACCGGCCGTCCGGTCATCGTGAGCGATGCGCTGAGCGACGCACAATTCGGGTCCAGCGAAAGCGTGTTGGCACTTCGTGTCTCGAGCGTCATGTGCGCGCCACTCGTTGCACAAGGGCACGTCATCGGTGCGATGTACGTTGGAAACGATCGCGTCAAAGGGCTGTTCGAACGCTCTCAGCTCGATGTGCTCTCGATCTTCGCCGGCCAAGCGTCGCTCATCTTACAGAACGCGATGCTCTTGTCGGCCCTGCGCGCGGACAAGGACCGACTCTCCGCGGAGCTGAAAGACAAGCGCTTCGGCGAGATCATCGGCGTGTGCCCGTCGATGATGGAGGTGTTCCGCAAGCTGCAAAAGGTGGCCACCACGGACATCTCGGTGCTCATCACCGGAGAAACCGGCACCGGCAAAGAGTTGATCGCGCGCGAGGTGCACCGTCGTTCGAATCGTGCATCCCATCCGTTCGTGGTCATCAATTGCGGAGCCATTCCAGAAAATCTCATCGAGAGTGAACTCTTCGGCCACGTGAAAGGCGCATTCACGGGCGCGGTGGCCTCGCGTCCGGGCAAGTTCCAAGTCGCCGACAAGGGCACGCTCTTCCTCGACGAAATCGGCGAGCTGCCGCTCAACCTGCAAGTGAAACTGCTGCGCGCGCTGCAAGAGCGCGTGGTGTTCCGCGTGGGTGATTCGCGTCCGGAAAAAGTGGATATCCGCATCGTGGCCGCCACGAACCGCATTCTCGAAGAAGAGATTCGCGCGGGGCGCTTCCGCGAAGATTTGTATTACCGACTCAACGTCGTGAATATCTATCTTCCACCGCTTCGCGAGCGCGGGGACGACGTTCTCATCATCGCCAAAGCGCTCTTGTCGAAATACGCCGACGAGCTCTCCTCGAAGATCGTCGGGTTTACGCCGCAGGCTTTGGCGGCCATCAAAAAGCAAATGTGGCCGGGCAACATTCGGCAGCTGGAAAATCGAATCAAGAAAGCGTTGGTGCTCTGCGAGAAAACGCTATTGGGTCCCGAAGATCTCGATTTGATCGAGAATACCGAAAATCCCATTTTGCCACTCGAGAAAGCCAAAGAGGAATTCCAACGCAAGTACGTCCTCGAGGTACTCGAGCGCAACAATGGCAACCGGACCCAGACGGCGCGCGACCTCGGCGTCGATCCGCGCACCATCTTCCGCTACCTGGAGCGCGAAGCGAACCCTATGCCCAGTGGTGCGGGAGGAGGAGGCGGCGGCAATGACAAGTGAGAAACGGATGCGCGCGGTTCGTGTTCACGAGCTCACCGGCCCCTCGGGCCTCAAGGTGGACGAGGTGGCCGAGCCCAAGGTCGGCCCCGGTGAGGTGCTCATCGATGTAAAGGCAGCCGGGGTGAACTTTCCGGACTTGCTTCTGTCGCACGGGAAATATCAATTCAAACCGGATTTGCCGTTCGTGCCGGGCGGCGAGGCGTCGGGTGTGGTGCGTCAGGTCGGCGCGGGCGTGACCAAGGTGGCGCCGGGCGACCGAGTGGCCACCACGATGATCAACGGAGGCTTTGCCGAGGTGCTCGTGGTGCCCGAGGCGATGGTCGTGAAGGTTGGCGACGCCGTGGGCTTCGAGGCGGCGGCCGCCACGTTGCTGACCTACTGCACCACGCTGCACGCGCTGGTCGATCGCGCGGCGCTCAAGGCGGGCGACACGCTGCTCGTTCTGGGCGCGGCCGGCGGGGTGGGCATCGCGACGGTGCAGATCGGCAAGCTGCTCGGCGCGCGGGTCATCGCGGCGGCCTCGACGGACGAAAAGGTTGCATTCTGCAAGGAACAAGGCGCCGACGAAGGCATCGTCTATGGCCGCGAAGATCTGAAGGATCGCGTCAAGGTGCTCACCTCCGGCCAGGGCGCGAACGTGATCTACGATCCGGTGGGCGGTGCCCTGGCGGAGCCGGCGCTGCGATCGATCGCGTGGGAAGGTCGCTACCTGGTGGTGGGCTTCGCGGCGGGCGACATTCCGAAAATTCCGCTCAATCTGGTGCTCCTCAAAGGCTGCCAGCTGGTGGGCGTCTTCTGGGGCGCCTTCGCCATGCGCGATCCGGAGCGAAACCGTGCGCACGCGACGCAGCTCTTCACGTGGGTGCAGGAAGGGAAACTACGTCCCCACGTGGATGCGGTGCTCCCCTTCGCGCAGGCAGGTGAAGCGCTCGAGCGCATCGCCCGACGCGATGTTAAGGGGAAAATCGTGCTCGTTCCTTGAACGCGCCGACAAAAGGAAGAATCTTTACGAAGTTCGCGCAACGAGATGTCTGTTCGGGCATCTTCTTACAAAACGCACGCCTGGCGTGCGAACGCTAGCTATCCACCATCACTTCCACGGGTGAGCCGGAGCTCGCGTGCTGGACGACTTTGTGTCTGCGGGGGCGGGCGGCGAAGTCTCGTGAGGAGGAATCATCTCAATGCGGCTGCAGCAAGTCCCCGACGGTTCGAAGCGGCTCATCCTTCAAAAGCTTCACATCCTGGTGGTCGAGGATGACCGGGATTCGCGCTCGATGCTCGCGCGCTTCCTGCAGCAAGCAGGTGCCCGGGTCACCGCGGTGTGTGACGCCTTCGAAGCGCTTCAGGTCATTCGTGCCGTGCGTCCAGATGTTCTGTTGTCCGACATCGCGATGCCGGGCATGGACGGCCACGCCCTGATTCGCCACGTGCGAAGCTCGCCGGCCGCGATGGGTGCACTGGTTCCCGCGATCGCGTTGAGCGCCTTCGCCGCCCACGACGATCGCGTCTCGGCGATCCACGCAGGCTTCGACGAACACCTCGCCAAGCCGGTGGATTTTGGCGCGATGCTGCAGGCCATCCTGCGGGTCGTGCGCGAGAAGCGCGACAGGTCCGACAAGGCGACGATTCCGCCCGCCGCAAGCTCGTAGCGCGTTTGGGTGCGCTTGCGCCGGTGAAAAAGGCGCCCTACTAATGCCCGACCTTGAGCGCTGAGTATCCGACATCACCGGCCTTGGAGGCGGCAGCCCCGGCGAAAACGCGGGCGGATCTCGAGTGGGACCGCATACTTTCGGCGGTCGCCGAGCGCTGCCAGGGCGACATGGGGAAGGCCGACGCCCTTTCGCTTTCGTTCGCCCGCACGAGGGAAGAGGTGCATGCGCGCCTGGCGGAGGCGAAAGAAGCGCACTCGTGCCTGCTCGCCGGCGAGCCGCTCCCGGCCAGTGCCACCTTCGACGTGACGGAGGCGGTGCAGCGCCTGAAGGTGGGCGGCGCCCTGGGCCCCATCGAGTTGCGCGGCATCGGTGGCATGCTCACGGCCGCGCGCGCCCTGCGTCGTTTTCTCCATGCGCGCCGCACCACGTTGCCTGCGCTCTATGCGGCGTGTGCCACGGATCCCACGCTGGATGGGCTCGCCGAGGAGGTGGCCGGCGCCTTCGATCCGGACGGCACCTTGTCCGATCGCGCGAGCCCCGCGTTGGGTCGCCTTCGCGCCGAGCGGCAAGCCGCGCGTCAACGCATGCTGGCGCGCCTGGAAGATCTGATGGTGCGCTACGAGCGGGTCCTGCAGGACAAGTTCGTCACCGAGCGCGAGGGGCGCTACGTCTTGCCCGTGCGCTCCGATGCGCACGAGCGCTTTCCCGGCCTGGTCCATGCCACGAGCGCCAGCGGGTCGACCATCTTCGTCGAACCGCGGGCGGTCATCCCCATGGGCAACCGCCTCAAGATGCTCGATGCGGAGGTGGAGCGCGAGGAGATTGCAGTCTACACGCGTCTCTCGACGCTTCTCGGCGACGCGCTGGCCAGCCTCGATGCTTGCCGTGCGGCCATCGCCCGGGCCGACGTGCTCGCGGCCATTGCCCAGCTGGCCGAGGAGCTCGGGCTGGTCTTTCCCAACGTGGTGGACGAACCGCGGCTCGATTTGAAGAAGGCGCGCCACCCGCTCTTGGCGCTCGACGGGACGAAGGTCGTCGCGAGCGATCTGGCCATCGGTGCGGGGCATGCCGTGGTGGTGAGCGGGCCCAATGCGGGCGGCAAAACGGTGGCCCTCAAGACGATGGGGCTTGCGGCGCTCATGGTGCGAGCAGGACTCCCCGTCGCGTGCGATCCGGGGAGCGTCGTCGGCATTTTCGACGTGGTGGTGAGCGACGTCGGCGACGATCAGAACCTGTCGAAGAACCTGTCCACGTTCAGCGCGCACGTCTCCAACCTGCGCGACATCTTGGACGCTGCGCATCGCGGGGCGCTGGTGCTGCTCGACGAACTCGCGGGTGGGACCGATCCCCGCGAGGGCGAGGCGCTGGCCGCCGGCGTGCTCGATTCGCTCTGCGCACGCGGAGGTGCCGTCGTGGTCACCACGCACTACGAGGGGCTCAAGGCGCTCGCCTTGGCCGACG encodes:
- a CDS encoding NAD(P)-dependent glycerol-3-phosphate dehydrogenase, with translation MGKVAVLGAGAWGTALAKVLAEKGDRVLVWSRRADLAEQINRTRENGRYLPGAHLPDCLQATSNLAEAIDGCDMIVFVAPSHATRDVARLAAPHVKDGMLLVSATKGIENDTLEFMDEVLVHELPAHAGPNLAFLSGPSFAKELAAHLPTAVVIAARDEGVRHRVMQRFHLPYLRLYASEDVVGVECGGALKNVIALAAGAVDGLGLGHNTRAALITRGLAEIARLSMARGGSALTLAGLAGMGDLVLTCTGELSRNRTVGMELGKGRKLTDILRALGHVAEGVRTTKSARDLSVKMGVDMPITREVYNVLYEGKSVEKGVVDLMSLPLGPEFSPM
- a CDS encoding response regulator: MRLQQVPDGSKRLILQKLHILVVEDDRDSRSMLARFLQQAGARVTAVCDAFEALQVIRAVRPDVLLSDIAMPGMDGHALIRHVRSSPAAMGALVPAIALSAFAAHDDRVSAIHAGFDEHLAKPVDFGAMLQAILRVVREKRDRSDKATIPPAASS
- a CDS encoding NADPH:quinone oxidoreductase family protein; its protein translation is MRAVRVHELTGPSGLKVDEVAEPKVGPGEVLIDVKAAGVNFPDLLLSHGKYQFKPDLPFVPGGEASGVVRQVGAGVTKVAPGDRVATTMINGGFAEVLVVPEAMVVKVGDAVGFEAAAATLLTYCTTLHALVDRAALKAGDTLLVLGAAGGVGIATVQIGKLLGARVIAAASTDEKVAFCKEQGADEGIVYGREDLKDRVKVLTSGQGANVIYDPVGGALAEPALRSIAWEGRYLVVGFAAGDIPKIPLNLVLLKGCQLVGVFWGAFAMRDPERNRAHATQLFTWVQEGKLRPHVDAVLPFAQAGEALERIARRDVKGKIVLVP
- a CDS encoding Smr/MutS family protein; the protein is MSAEYPTSPALEAAAPAKTRADLEWDRILSAVAERCQGDMGKADALSLSFARTREEVHARLAEAKEAHSCLLAGEPLPASATFDVTEAVQRLKVGGALGPIELRGIGGMLTAARALRRFLHARRTTLPALYAACATDPTLDGLAEEVAGAFDPDGTLSDRASPALGRLRAERQAARQRMLARLEDLMVRYERVLQDKFVTEREGRYVLPVRSDAHERFPGLVHATSASGSTIFVEPRAVIPMGNRLKMLDAEVEREEIAVYTRLSTLLGDALASLDACRAAIARADVLAAIAQLAEELGLVFPNVVDEPRLDLKKARHPLLALDGTKVVASDLAIGAGHAVVVSGPNAGGKTVALKTMGLAALMVRAGLPVACDPGSVVGIFDVVVSDVGDDQNLSKNLSTFSAHVSNLRDILDAAHRGALVLLDELAGGTDPREGEALAAGVLDSLCARGGAVVVTTHYEGLKALALADERFQNASVGFDLTTMEPTFRVTIGIPGSSSALAVARRFGMPGTVIERAERFLSREDQSFETLVKRLHEERAALELARSAATTREREADEARARLEAEIARTRDQEARVVSREAEALLASLRRAKDDLREAQARLRAKKLDEAQLRDAERAIQRVSSAVALGGELEPVVRAREARERGEAAERRPLAPGEVRRGTRVYVPRLRAEAEVVEVSGEWIRVSAGVLKLNVPLSELRSAAPAEPVAPAKPAPGTPATGEARRDPAIATSDNTCDLRGLRVDDALGLATSFLDRCLNERRSVAFLLHGHGTGALRDALRKELKSSSYVAHMRSGTQEEGGDGVTVVWLS
- a CDS encoding sigma 54-interacting transcriptional regulator, coding for MPTLKWFPPQGSPRVFSLFKPVSTIGRALGNDVAVSTPGIAETHAQILFDGRDFNLEEVDRAGEILINGKKKRRARLVHGDRLTLGDAELQFSVFDEPRAEPQDPVSARKPGAPETADTPLAGVRKLFEFSEKLMTQKSLDELLETMLDAVLEVTGGEKGLILLLDDAFGAAPAVSESDKEKSDVKRPLVRASRHIRREAMNNAPNLVSDSIVRKVLETGRPVIVSDALSDAQFGSSESVLALRVSSVMCAPLVAQGHVIGAMYVGNDRVKGLFERSQLDVLSIFAGQASLILQNAMLLSALRADKDRLSAELKDKRFGEIIGVCPSMMEVFRKLQKVATTDISVLITGETGTGKELIAREVHRRSNRASHPFVVINCGAIPENLIESELFGHVKGAFTGAVASRPGKFQVADKGTLFLDEIGELPLNLQVKLLRALQERVVFRVGDSRPEKVDIRIVAATNRILEEEIRAGRFREDLYYRLNVVNIYLPPLRERGDDVLIIAKALLSKYADELSSKIVGFTPQALAAIKKQMWPGNIRQLENRIKKALVLCEKTLLGPEDLDLIENTENPILPLEKAKEEFQRKYVLEVLERNNGNRTQTARDLGVDPRTIFRYLEREANPMPSGAGGGGGGNDK